A genomic window from Diceros bicornis minor isolate mBicDic1 chromosome 35, mDicBic1.mat.cur, whole genome shotgun sequence includes:
- the SPRING1 gene encoding SREBP regulating gene protein isoform X1: MPPGPRACPAPRPGRRAPRARRHGEPGGHGVAPAAAEEEERAVRDRNLLQVQDHDQPILWKVQFNLGNSSRPSNQCRNSIQGKHLITDELGYVCERKHLLVNGCCNVHIPSTKQYCCDGCLSSGCCSAYEHCVSCCLQPNKQLLLERFLNRAAVAFQNLFMAVEDHFELCLAKCRTSSQSVQHENTYRDPIAKYCYGESPPELFPA, from the exons ATGCCGCCCGGGCCCCGGGCCTGCCCCGCTCCGCGCCCCGGCCGCCGCGCCCCGCGTGCGCGCCGGCATGGTGAACCTGGCGGCCATGGTGTGGCGCCGGCTGCTGCGGAAGAG GAGGAGAGGGCAGTGAGAGATCGGAATCTCCTCCAGGTTCAAGACCACGATCAGCCCATTCTGTGGAAAGTGCAGTTCAACCTGGGCAACAGCAGCCGGCCCAGCAACCAGTGCCGGAACTCCATTCAAGGGAAGCACCTCATCACCGATGAGCTAG GGTACGTGTGTGAAAGGAAGCATTTGCTGGTGAATGGCTGCTGTAACGTCCACATCCCCAGCACCAAGCAGTACTGCTGCGACGGCTGCTTGTCCAGTGGCTGCTGCAGCGCGTACGAGCACTGCgtctcctgctgcctgcagcccaACAAG CAACTTCTCCTGGAGCGCTTCCTCAACCGGGCAGCCGTGGCGTTCCAGAACCTCTTCATGGCAGTCGAAGATCACTTTGAATTGTGTTTGGCTAAATGCAGGacctcatcccag AGCGTGCAGCACGAGAACACCTACAGGGATCCCATAGCGAAGTACTGCTACGGAGAGAGCCCCCCGGAGCTCTTCCCCGCCTGA
- the SPRING1 gene encoding SREBP regulating gene protein isoform X2 translates to MVNLAAMVWRRLLRKRWVLALVFGLSLVYFLSSTFKQEERAVRDRNLLQVQDHDQPILWKVQFNLGNSSRPSNQCRNSIQGKHLITDELGYVCERKHLLVNGCCNVHIPSTKQYCCDGCLSSGCCSAYEHCVSCCLQPNKQLLLERFLNRAAVAFQNLFMAVEDHFELCLAKCRTSSQSVQHENTYRDPIAKYCYGESPPELFPA, encoded by the exons ATGGTGAACCTGGCGGCCATGGTGTGGCGCCGGCTGCTGCGGAAGAGGTGGGTGCTCGCCCTGGTCTTCGGGCTCTCGCTCGTCTACTTCCTCAGCAGCACCTTCAAGCAG GAGGAGAGGGCAGTGAGAGATCGGAATCTCCTCCAGGTTCAAGACCACGATCAGCCCATTCTGTGGAAAGTGCAGTTCAACCTGGGCAACAGCAGCCGGCCCAGCAACCAGTGCCGGAACTCCATTCAAGGGAAGCACCTCATCACCGATGAGCTAG GGTACGTGTGTGAAAGGAAGCATTTGCTGGTGAATGGCTGCTGTAACGTCCACATCCCCAGCACCAAGCAGTACTGCTGCGACGGCTGCTTGTCCAGTGGCTGCTGCAGCGCGTACGAGCACTGCgtctcctgctgcctgcagcccaACAAG CAACTTCTCCTGGAGCGCTTCCTCAACCGGGCAGCCGTGGCGTTCCAGAACCTCTTCATGGCAGTCGAAGATCACTTTGAATTGTGTTTGGCTAAATGCAGGacctcatcccag AGCGTGCAGCACGAGAACACCTACAGGGATCCCATAGCGAAGTACTGCTACGGAGAGAGCCCCCCGGAGCTCTTCCCCGCCTGA
- the SPRING1 gene encoding SREBP regulating gene protein isoform X3 produces MPPGPRACPAPRPGRRAPRARRHGEPGGHGVAPAAAEEVGARPGLRALARLLPQQHLQAGYVCERKHLLVNGCCNVHIPSTKQYCCDGCLSSGCCSAYEHCVSCCLQPNKQLLLERFLNRAAVAFQNLFMAVEDHFELCLAKCRTSSQSVQHENTYRDPIAKYCYGESPPELFPA; encoded by the exons ATGCCGCCCGGGCCCCGGGCCTGCCCCGCTCCGCGCCCCGGCCGCCGCGCCCCGCGTGCGCGCCGGCATGGTGAACCTGGCGGCCATGGTGTGGCGCCGGCTGCTGCGGAAGAGGTGGGTGCTCGCCCTGGTCTTCGGGCTCTCGCTCGTCTACTTCCTCAGCAGCACCTTCAAGCAG GGTACGTGTGTGAAAGGAAGCATTTGCTGGTGAATGGCTGCTGTAACGTCCACATCCCCAGCACCAAGCAGTACTGCTGCGACGGCTGCTTGTCCAGTGGCTGCTGCAGCGCGTACGAGCACTGCgtctcctgctgcctgcagcccaACAAG CAACTTCTCCTGGAGCGCTTCCTCAACCGGGCAGCCGTGGCGTTCCAGAACCTCTTCATGGCAGTCGAAGATCACTTTGAATTGTGTTTGGCTAAATGCAGGacctcatcccag AGCGTGCAGCACGAGAACACCTACAGGGATCCCATAGCGAAGTACTGCTACGGAGAGAGCCCCCCGGAGCTCTTCCCCGCCTGA